CAATATTTTTGCCCAATTCTTCTATTCTATCATGCATGCCTAATCTATTATATGAAATTGTTATTAGAGATTTTTGCTCAAGAACTCTTAAACCATATGTAGCATGAAATCCACAGCCATCAAGAATTTTAATTGCATATTCTTTAGGACTCCCCTTCAAGAACATGCAATATCTAAGAACATTTCCTTGTGATCATCCTCTAGGCTGTTATAGCTTATTTCCAATACCTCTAGAGTTTTCCGTGATGGAATTGTTTTTAGTCTTTTTAGTGCATCTCTCCATACAACCTCATTTTCACCACGAAGATGTGAACCCAAAACTTTAATCGTTAGGGGAAGACCAGCAGCATAACGTACTACTTCTAATGAAAGCTCTTCATATCCTTGATCTGGAATATATCTCTTGAATGCATACCTACTAAAGAGGCTAATTGCTTCCTCATCCGACAAGAAATCGACATCATGAATCCAGTTTGTATCTATGCCATCTGCTACCAGCACTTTCTCGTGTCTTGTTGTTATGATAATCCTACTTCCGTCCTTAAGCCAATCACCAGCTAACGCCTCAAGCTGCTCCTCATCATCCACATCGTCAAGAACAAGAACTTTTTTATAGGGTAGTCTCATTCTCATGAATTCTTCCCCATCATGAATACTTCCCACACACATGTGTTCATCGTTTAGAACACCTCAAAGGATTCGTTCTTGCAATGACTCTGAGCCCTTCTTTTTTGATACTTCCCTTATGTCATTAACAAAGATACTCCCTTCAAAATGGGAAGATACTATTAAATATCATCACTCGCCCAATAGAACTAATATTATCTAGAAGGCTCTACAAGATTCTAAAACATTATGGAAGACTATGGAAAACTCCGGAATATATTGGAAGAGTCTAGAATACTCTAGAACGACATGGAAGAGCCTGGAAAGTTATAGATCATTCTAAAAGACACTGGAGCAACCTAGCTAGACCTCTCCAGAACATGGTAGAACATTTTAGAGAACATGGTAGAACATTCTAGAAACACATGGAATCTTATAGAGTATGTTAGATAATCCTAGAGCTATCTAGTAAGTAGTAAGTGTGTTGTAGTATCTAGAAGCTTCCTAAAAGGCCTATAATTATGTAtggagctcatttgctccaaCCCCTCAAAGAAAAGCCTAAAAAAAAAGCAAAGTGTGTAGTAGTCTCTCAAAGTATAAGTTCTTCTTAAGTGTATTAATAAAAGTATTGTTGTTTCCCACATAAAGAGTCGTGTTCAACAGATACATTATCTAAAATAGCTCTGGCTAAAGTTGTCTCCCCAATGCCTCCCATCCCCTTGATCCCTATCATGCGCGCTTTATCATTCAAACCGATCCCCAAAGCCGATTCCATATCTTGCATCCCGCGGTCCATGCCTATTACATTTTCATCATTGCTCAAATGAATTGACCTTAACTTGAGTGAAATTTCTTTAACAATTCTTTTGATGGCTTCAACTTCATGCCTGTAGATTAAACAAGATTCAAGTAGCTTGCTCAAGATCCCACATAATCAATTAGTTTTAGCAAAATAGCATACAACCATATGCAAGTAATAATAAGATACGCATATTTCATGTTTCTATATCTTTCTAGAATGTTGCAAAATAAGAAGATCAATCTATGCTACTGGGTTTTAAGGCTTAATTGAGAAGAAAAAAGTGATTTCTTGCTGCTGTAGAAACAAGGGAAAAGATATGATGGAAGGGCTTAAGGAGCTGTTGCAATACTAAGCAAGGAAATACTTATAAGCCTATTGCTTCTAAAATTTATATGCTAAAATACTAACTAACAATCTAAGCCATAGTTCATTAATCAATAAGAAATGGGTGTATAgccaaagaagaagaaaagtcagATCTGGTGAAGTGAAGGTTTGTATATTTGTTGCTGACTTTAAGAAGGTTCTCTTATCACATACAAGACTCGACTTTGAGTAAAAAATTTACAACATAACATCAATGTCATGGATGACATTTCTACATCCCCAGCTGGACCTAGATTAGAAATAAAAAAGTGAAAGAATAATTTGCAGAGATATGATGAATGAATATATACCCATTAGCAATGTTTTTCAGATCCCACCCAACCAGATTGCCTGCACTTTCCAGAGCCTTTACCCATTTCTTAATCTGTTCGTTAGTCTTATGTTTGGTGATTGCTCTTCCAACTGGCCCACTTAGTTTGCGGATGTCGCTGGGCTCCACATCATAAACGAGTGGGTAAGCAGTCTGATCATTCTCATCTTGACACTTTATAATCTTCGCAAGTTCCTCCAGGTACCAAGAAGAAGATGCATAGTTTTTGGAGAAAACAATGATAAAGAACTTTGACTTTTCAATGGCTTTGAAGAGCTTATCGATCCGTTTTCCTTTCTCGAGTTCCTCGTTATCCCTGAAGGTGTGAATACCTTTTTGCTTAAGAGAAGTGTAAAGATGATCAACGAAGGTCTTACGTGTGTCTTCTCCTCTAAAGCTCAAGAACACATGATACTTAAAGCTCTTTTGATTAAATGAAGTTGAAGAAGACGCCATTAATGGTTTTCTTGATGGATCTTCATTAAACTGGATCGTTCTTGTGAGAGATTCTTAAGAAATACAGTAAACCTTTGGTCCTTTGAGTAAACCTTTAGTCCACAAGATTCATGTCTCTCAGCTTTCGTCCCTATTTAGTACTTTCATTAAACCTTTGGTCCTTTGACCTACCACCAGTTATGTTGAAACCGTTAAACCCCATCATTTGCAAGGcacatggtggtggtggtgtgtggTTTTCCGACGACGAAAGGAGACGACGGTGGTTTCGTAGCAAAGGAGAAGGAGACCGGCGGTGCTCAATCTCTCTGCTTTCTCCGATCTTGAATTAGAAAAAGAAGGGGGAAAAAGACTTATTTATCCTTATGTTGGAAGGCATACGAAGAGGTTTAACATTAACATACGGGGGATGACGGACGTTTGAGTAGGGGATGAAAACTTAACAAATATTACATTTGAGGACG
The genomic region above belongs to Lactuca sativa cultivar Salinas chromosome 4, Lsat_Salinas_v11, whole genome shotgun sequence and contains:
- the LOC111878581 gene encoding TMV resistance protein N-like; protein product: MASSSTSFNQKSFKYHVFLSFRGEDTRKTFVDHLYTSLKQKGIHTFRDNEELEKGKRIDKLFKAIEKSKFFIIVFSKNYASSSWYLEELAKIIKCQDENDQTAYPLVYDVEPSDIRKLSGPVGRAITKHKTNEQIKKWVKALESAGNLVGWDLKNIANGHEVEAIKRIVKEISLKLRSIHLSNDENVIGMDRGMQDMESALGIGLNDKARMIGIKGMGGIGETTLARAILDNVSVEHDSLCGKQQYFY